A portion of the Corynebacterium jeikeium genome contains these proteins:
- a CDS encoding antibiotic biosynthesis monooxygenase, with protein MGDMIFIVVNYQVKPEFADEWMDHVAEFTAATRAEAGNKWFEWSRSVEDPNQYILVEAFDDDAGEAHVNSEHFAKGLEAMKPLLAETPKIVSQVLPDKQDWDRMGELQVD; from the coding sequence GTGGGCGACATGATTTTTATCGTTGTGAATTACCAAGTTAAGCCGGAATTTGCCGACGAATGGATGGACCACGTCGCTGAGTTCACCGCTGCCACCCGCGCAGAGGCTGGCAACAAGTGGTTTGAATGGTCCCGCAGCGTAGAAGACCCCAACCAGTACATCCTCGTCGAGGCATTCGATGATGACGCTGGTGAAGCCCACGTCAATTCCGAGCACTTCGCCAAGGGCCTGGAGGCGATGAAGCCGCTGCTCGCTGAGACCCCGAAGATTGTCTCGCAGGTACTGCCAGATAAGCAGGACTGGGATCGCATGGGCGAGCTGCAGGTCGACTAA
- a CDS encoding gamma carbonic anhydrase family protein, translating to MMNTPLILTYQDKTPRIHSSAWIAPGAVIIGDVEIGADSSVFYGSVLRGDVAPIRIGQRTNIQDNSTVHVDRGVPTILGDDVTVGHMALVHGTTVENGCLIGMKSTLLSRSRIGAGSLIAAGAVVLEDQIIDPRSLAAGVPAKVRRELSVEEAEGFIAHAGRYVETASNHRHLREVDLDMVTFN from the coding sequence ATGATGAACACTCCGCTCATTCTCACCTACCAAGATAAGACCCCACGCATTCATTCCAGCGCCTGGATTGCGCCCGGCGCGGTCATTATCGGTGATGTCGAAATCGGTGCGGATAGCTCCGTGTTCTACGGTTCTGTTCTCCGAGGAGACGTCGCACCGATCCGCATCGGCCAGCGCACCAATATTCAGGACAACTCCACAGTCCATGTCGACCGAGGTGTGCCCACAATTCTCGGCGATGATGTCACCGTCGGACACATGGCCTTGGTCCACGGCACCACGGTTGAAAATGGTTGCCTCATCGGCATGAAGTCCACCCTGCTTTCGCGTTCCCGTATCGGCGCTGGCAGCCTCATTGCTGCAGGTGCCGTGGTGTTGGAAGATCAGATTATCGACCCCAGGTCGCTGGCTGCAGGCGTTCCCGCCAAGGTGCGTCGTGAACTCTCCGTCGAGGAAGCAGAGGGCTTCATCGCCCATGCAGGGCGTTATGTGGAAACAGCGTCCAACCACCGCCACCTCCGCGAGGTCGACCTGGATATGGTGACTTTTAACTAG
- a CDS encoding 3-hydroxybutyryl-CoA dehydrogenase produces the protein MANSISRVGIVGAGQMGSGIIEVCAKAGSDVKVWEAKEEFLESGRARIEKSLDKAVSRGKLEQSARDEILGRISFTTKLEDFADRELVIEAIVENPEVKASVFSQLDEIVESDDAILASNTSSLPIQSIAAATKRPERVMGLHFFNPVPVLPLVEHVVTLTTGDVQSERAYEYASEALGKTVIRAKDRSGFIVNALLVPYILGAIRMLQDGIATAEDIDAGMVNGCAHPMGPLTLADMVGLDTIKFIADAMFDEYKEPTYAAPPLLKRMVEAGHFGRKSGRGFYDYSK, from the coding sequence ATGGCAAATAGTATCTCGCGAGTAGGTATCGTCGGCGCCGGTCAGATGGGCTCCGGAATTATTGAGGTCTGTGCGAAGGCCGGTAGCGATGTCAAGGTCTGGGAGGCCAAGGAGGAGTTCCTTGAGTCCGGTCGCGCCCGTATTGAAAAGTCACTGGATAAGGCCGTTTCCCGTGGCAAGCTAGAGCAGTCTGCACGTGATGAGATTCTGGGACGTATTAGCTTCACCACCAAGCTGGAGGACTTCGCTGACCGTGAGCTGGTCATCGAGGCCATCGTGGAGAACCCGGAAGTAAAGGCCAGCGTCTTCTCGCAGCTCGATGAGATTGTTGAGTCGGACGATGCCATCCTGGCTTCCAACACCTCCTCGCTGCCGATTCAGTCCATTGCCGCAGCCACCAAGCGTCCGGAGCGCGTCATGGGTCTGCACTTCTTCAACCCGGTGCCCGTTCTGCCTCTGGTAGAGCATGTCGTTACTCTGACGACCGGTGATGTTCAGTCGGAGCGTGCGTACGAGTACGCTTCCGAGGCGCTGGGCAAGACCGTCATTCGCGCTAAGGATCGCTCGGGCTTCATTGTTAACGCCCTGCTGGTTCCGTACATCCTCGGCGCTATCCGCATGCTGCAGGACGGCATTGCTACCGCAGAAGACATCGATGCCGGAATGGTCAATGGCTGTGCGCACCCGATGGGTCCGCTGACTCTGGCCGACATGGTTGGTCTGGACACCATCAAGTTCATTGCCGATGCCATGTTCGATGAGTACAAGGAGCCGACTTACGCGGCACCTCCGCTGCTCAAGCGCATGGTTGAGGCGGGTCACTTCGGCCGCAAGTCCGGCCGTGGCTTCTACGACTACTCCAAGTAG
- a CDS encoding isochorismatase family protein: MNASFSEIYRQVNADNSDNAGTEADTSNDAHSEEQQRPARPRMALVVVDAQNDFSAGGALAVDGAEAAYTATYLHVAGTANKYSVLATTRDNHIDPGTHFSETPDFVDTWPKHCVAGTPGAEIHPGMQRAIAFFEQLNPAAVRIDVTKGEYAAAYSGFEGTTEAGVSLADALRASDIEEIDVVGVATDHCVRATVLDGLKEGFSVRVLSNQVAAVDPERGKAALAELAAAGATVV; the protein is encoded by the coding sequence ATGAACGCTTCCTTCTCCGAAATCTACCGACAGGTCAATGCGGACAACTCGGATAACGCTGGCACCGAGGCAGACACCAGCAATGACGCCCACTCCGAGGAACAGCAGCGCCCGGCGCGTCCCCGCATGGCACTGGTAGTCGTCGACGCTCAGAATGATTTTTCCGCGGGTGGCGCACTTGCCGTCGACGGTGCTGAGGCAGCGTACACCGCTACATATCTGCATGTTGCGGGCACAGCTAACAAGTACTCGGTTCTTGCGACCACCCGTGACAATCACATCGACCCAGGCACGCACTTCTCTGAAACCCCGGATTTCGTCGATACCTGGCCGAAACACTGTGTTGCAGGTACCCCGGGCGCAGAGATTCACCCCGGCATGCAGCGCGCCATCGCGTTTTTTGAGCAGCTCAACCCCGCTGCTGTGCGTATCGATGTCACAAAAGGGGAGTACGCCGCCGCCTACTCCGGTTTCGAGGGAACAACGGAGGCTGGCGTTTCGCTTGCCGACGCTCTCCGCGCCTCTGACATCGAAGAAATCGATGTGGTGGGAGTTGCGACTGACCACTGCGTCCGCGCCACAGTGCTCGATGGCCTCAAGGAGGGCTTTTCCGTTCGTGTTCTGAGCAATCAGGTCGCGGCGGTGGACCCGGAGCGCGGCAAGGCTGCACTAGCGGAATTGGCCGCGGCGGGCGCGACAGTGGTGTAG